Proteins from a genomic interval of Stenotrophomonas maltophilia:
- a CDS encoding autotransporter outer membrane beta-barrel domain-containing protein, producing MHRYPALPARRATVLGSALVAALLGIAAAPQAHASAFHVNGDTLYYTGNVLATDPQTLEAYILAAQARGTPLRQVVFRNSPGGAASGGVGMGAIIRQHGLDTVLDGGCYSACADAFVAGVKRKVTQFGLLPAHGSYTETVLGIHGESGPNGPTPYPGQDKYIKYYRDMFGPTDFAVIEARIVQAHYELTQQSGFLRYFDPNVAAVATRFCPTRDQSAAGNCTAYPGVTFYSDRVVTEAGYVQPGDVLSIDKEVSGDLNPNLAVRGRYTNALANLRYFQQSAPDIRLDDAFGVIRIGRGGVWSLDTASAAQYVVADGGTLRLQQNGWIHHAEAIGARNGGRIELQQGALRSLTVVERGGVLTGHGSLNATIDINEGGTLAPSGIVMRPYSLEALAPGGDDVFTSERFRIGKGRYINLKDGANLAFQVDSQRTAPALTLEEARYFLVEEDRRSGDYNLYGNINRAVLSIAPSARLTLDVKQAFFPAGQQNHLVGTQVDSSALQLPVAPCGPSNGEYAGLWCRTATPDTLTRAAPVSDFIEGRFQYVERSGEAGSAVDLTAPGAVFRPRHNSLLSFTVNQTGSGLWLTANPSFDDTRLFGNAASGDGLGIALQQAAAQRTSSMSGLLGALQFADRDDIARQAGALRGDGHASLRLADSALVGSIGNVVQQHQAASRSGGDADGLAAQAAQTASAQSAMTGNRLFNQLAMHLVAPADAGSDAGDAGRNRSFWARGFGSHGRIEGDAGVAGLSHTIGGIALGADTRLADDRVTLGVSLAAADMSTRSSEGAGFSGDVRALDIGGYVDALYSRGYLSAAVRYTDLRHDTRRSIEGIEGLQAPLRAKYSNDAISARVEHAFSFTTSNGVVIQPLLPVIDYTRTSATHFNEGRGAAALVGRSGSLESIRVGAGLQLFKTFDGNNGERITPRARVVWQKELGDTQARYSNGFAAAPDLLFSASSQTVGEQVLAWNLGVTSRASKRLSVMVDYVGERRDGQTQNGIQLGLGYTF from the coding sequence ATGCATCGATATCCCGCCCTCCCCGCCCGTCGCGCCACCGTCCTCGGCAGTGCCCTTGTTGCAGCACTTCTCGGCATCGCTGCCGCGCCGCAGGCCCATGCCAGTGCCTTCCATGTGAATGGAGACACGCTCTACTACACCGGCAACGTGCTGGCGACCGATCCGCAGACGCTGGAGGCCTACATCCTGGCCGCGCAGGCCCGTGGTACGCCGCTGCGCCAGGTGGTGTTCCGCAACTCGCCGGGCGGGGCCGCCTCCGGTGGCGTGGGCATGGGCGCCATCATCCGCCAGCATGGGCTGGATACCGTACTGGACGGCGGCTGCTACTCGGCCTGCGCCGACGCCTTCGTTGCCGGCGTGAAGCGCAAGGTGACGCAGTTCGGCCTGCTGCCGGCGCACGGGAGCTACACGGAGACGGTGCTGGGCATCCATGGCGAATCCGGCCCGAACGGCCCTACCCCGTACCCGGGGCAGGACAAGTACATCAAGTACTACCGGGACATGTTCGGCCCGACCGACTTCGCGGTCATCGAAGCGCGCATCGTCCAGGCGCACTATGAACTGACCCAGCAGTCGGGCTTCCTGCGCTACTTCGACCCGAACGTGGCGGCCGTGGCCACGCGCTTCTGCCCGACCCGCGACCAGAGCGCGGCAGGCAACTGCACCGCGTATCCCGGTGTCACCTTCTACAGTGATCGCGTCGTTACCGAAGCCGGTTACGTCCAGCCTGGCGACGTGCTTTCCATCGACAAGGAAGTGAGCGGAGACCTCAATCCGAACCTGGCCGTGCGCGGGCGCTACACCAACGCGCTGGCCAACCTGCGCTACTTCCAGCAATCGGCCCCGGACATCCGGCTGGACGACGCCTTCGGTGTGATCCGCATCGGCAGGGGCGGTGTCTGGTCACTGGATACCGCCTCCGCCGCCCAGTATGTGGTGGCCGATGGCGGCACCCTGCGCCTGCAGCAGAATGGCTGGATCCACCACGCCGAAGCCATCGGCGCCCGCAATGGCGGGCGCATCGAGCTGCAGCAGGGCGCACTGCGCAGCCTGACCGTGGTCGAACGCGGCGGCGTGCTGACCGGACACGGTTCATTGAATGCCACGATCGACATCAACGAGGGCGGAACGCTCGCGCCCTCCGGCATCGTCATGCGCCCCTACTCGCTGGAAGCACTCGCGCCGGGTGGCGACGACGTGTTCACCAGCGAACGCTTCCGGATCGGCAAGGGGCGCTACATCAACCTCAAGGACGGCGCGAACCTGGCCTTCCAGGTCGACAGCCAGCGCACCGCACCGGCACTGACGCTGGAAGAAGCCCGCTACTTCCTGGTCGAAGAGGACCGGCGGTCCGGTGACTACAACCTGTACGGCAACATCAACCGCGCCGTGCTGAGCATTGCCCCCAGCGCCAGGCTGACGCTGGACGTCAAGCAGGCGTTCTTCCCGGCAGGCCAGCAGAACCATCTGGTCGGAACCCAGGTGGATTCCAGCGCCCTGCAGCTGCCCGTCGCCCCCTGCGGCCCGTCGAACGGTGAGTACGCCGGCTTGTGGTGCCGCACCGCTACGCCCGATACCCTGACCCGCGCAGCGCCGGTGTCGGACTTCATCGAAGGGCGCTTCCAGTACGTCGAGCGCAGTGGCGAGGCCGGCAGCGCGGTGGATCTCACCGCTCCCGGCGCGGTGTTCCGCCCTCGCCACAATTCACTGCTCAGCTTCACCGTCAACCAGACCGGCAGTGGCCTGTGGCTGACCGCCAATCCTTCCTTCGACGACACACGCTTGTTCGGCAATGCCGCGTCCGGCGACGGCCTGGGCATCGCACTGCAACAGGCGGCTGCGCAGCGCACTTCCTCGATGAGTGGACTGCTGGGCGCCCTGCAGTTCGCTGACCGCGATGACATCGCGCGCCAAGCGGGAGCACTGCGTGGCGACGGGCATGCCAGCCTGCGCCTGGCCGATTCCGCACTGGTCGGCAGCATCGGCAACGTCGTGCAGCAGCACCAGGCAGCATCGCGCAGCGGTGGCGATGCGGACGGCCTGGCTGCACAGGCCGCACAGACGGCCTCGGCACAATCTGCGATGACCGGCAATCGCCTGTTCAACCAGCTGGCGATGCACCTGGTCGCACCGGCGGATGCGGGCAGTGATGCGGGCGACGCCGGACGCAACCGCAGCTTCTGGGCGCGGGGCTTCGGCAGCCACGGCCGTATCGAGGGGGATGCCGGCGTCGCCGGCCTGAGCCATACCATCGGCGGCATCGCACTTGGTGCCGATACCCGCCTGGCAGACGACCGTGTGACACTGGGCGTGAGCCTTGCCGCGGCCGACATGTCGACCCGGTCCAGCGAAGGTGCAGGATTCAGCGGCGATGTCCGCGCGCTGGATATCGGCGGCTACGTGGACGCGCTCTATTCGCGCGGCTACCTGTCCGCCGCCGTCCGCTACACCGATCTTCGCCACGACACCCGTCGCAGCATCGAGGGTATCGAGGGCCTGCAGGCACCGCTGCGTGCGAAGTACAGCAACGACGCGATTTCCGCGCGCGTGGAGCATGCGTTCTCGTTCACCACCAGCAACGGCGTGGTGATCCAGCCGCTGCTGCCGGTGATCGACTACACGCGCACCTCGGCCACGCACTTCAACGAAGGCCGGGGCGCAGCCGCACTGGTCGGCCGCAGTGGCAGCCTGGAGAGCATCCGCGTGGGCGCTGGCCTGCAGTTGTTCAAGACCTTCGACGGCAACAACGGCGAGCGCATCACCCCGCGTGCCCGCGTGGTCTGGCAGAAGGAGCTTGGCGATACCCAGGCCCGCTACAGCAACGGCTTCGCCGCTGCCCCGGACCTGCTGTTCAGTGCCAGCAGCCAGACCGTCGGCGAACAGGTCCTCGCCTGGAACCTGGGCGTGACCAGCCGTGCCAGCAAGCGCCTGTCGGTGATGGTTGATTACGTGGGCGAGCGGCGCGACGGCCAGACCCAGAACGGCATACAGCTGGGGCTGGGCTACACGTTCTGA
- a CDS encoding DUF6165 family protein: MSAEILVPVSFGELLDKISILQIKSERISDEGKLANVRRELSALEQTWMAHPAAVKDIAKLRAELKAVNEQLWDIEDDIRLKEKAQAFDQGFVDLARSVYLRNDERARIKKAINLALGSAYVEEKSYQDYAQRG, from the coding sequence ATGAGCGCTGAAATCCTCGTCCCCGTGTCCTTCGGCGAGCTGCTGGACAAGATCTCGATTCTGCAGATCAAGTCCGAGCGCATCAGCGACGAGGGCAAGCTGGCCAACGTGCGCAGGGAGCTGTCGGCGCTGGAGCAGACCTGGATGGCGCACCCGGCGGCGGTGAAGGACATCGCCAAGCTGCGTGCCGAGCTGAAGGCGGTCAACGAGCAGCTGTGGGACATCGAGGACGACATCCGCCTGAAGGAAAAGGCGCAGGCGTTCGACCAGGGCTTCGTCGACCTGGCGCGCAGCGTCTACCTGCGCAACGATGAGCGTGCGCGCATCAAGAAGGCGATCAACCTGGCGCTGGGCTCGGCGTACGTGGAAGAGAAGTCCTACCAGGATTACGCGCAGCGTGGGTGA
- a CDS encoding glycosyltransferase family 9 protein → MASASSSLCLLRLSALGDVTHVVPLVRTLQAARPDTPIHWIIDKVGHKLLDGLPGVTFHAYDKKSGMAGVKELRKQLPPGRFEALLQMQVAFRANLLSALIPAERRIGYDRSRSKDLHGLFINERIPDRPGIHVLDAIGSFCEPLGLRQTEVSWDLAVPPSAFEWAAAQWQDDGRPVLMISPCSSHVRRNWYADRYAAVANHAAQRGWQVVLCGGRSELERSMADAIQAQLHTPALDLVGKDTLKQLPALLARANLVMTPDSGPMHIANAMGAKVLGLHAASNPNRSGPYSDRRYCVDRYDDAARKYLAKQAADLKWGTKIEFDDVMELITVEDGIAAFERYVADHLT, encoded by the coding sequence ATGGCATCAGCGTCCTCCTCCTTGTGCCTCCTGCGCCTGTCCGCACTCGGCGATGTCACCCACGTGGTGCCCCTGGTGCGCACCCTGCAGGCTGCGCGTCCGGACACGCCGATCCACTGGATCATCGACAAGGTCGGCCACAAACTGCTTGACGGCCTGCCCGGCGTCACCTTCCACGCCTACGACAAGAAGAGCGGCATGGCAGGGGTCAAGGAGCTGCGCAAACAGCTGCCACCGGGGCGTTTTGAAGCGCTGCTGCAGATGCAGGTGGCGTTCCGTGCCAACCTGCTGTCGGCGCTCATTCCCGCCGAGCGCCGCATCGGCTACGACCGCAGCCGCTCCAAGGACCTGCACGGGCTCTTCATCAACGAGCGCATTCCCGACCGTCCCGGCATCCATGTGCTGGATGCCATCGGCAGCTTCTGCGAGCCGCTGGGTCTGCGCCAGACCGAGGTCAGCTGGGACCTGGCCGTACCGCCGTCCGCCTTTGAGTGGGCCGCCGCGCAATGGCAGGACGATGGCCGCCCTGTGCTGATGATCTCGCCCTGCTCCAGCCACGTGCGCCGCAACTGGTATGCAGACCGCTATGCAGCCGTGGCCAACCACGCCGCACAGCGCGGTTGGCAGGTGGTGCTGTGCGGTGGCCGCAGCGAACTGGAGCGCAGCATGGCCGATGCCATCCAGGCACAACTGCACACGCCGGCACTGGACCTGGTCGGCAAGGACACCTTGAAGCAGCTGCCTGCCCTGCTTGCCCGCGCCAACCTGGTGATGACCCCGGACTCGGGCCCGATGCACATCGCCAACGCGATGGGCGCCAAGGTGCTGGGCCTGCATGCGGCCAGCAACCCGAACCGCAGCGGCCCGTACTCGGACCGCCGCTACTGCGTGGACCGCTACGACGATGCCGCGCGCAAGTACCTGGCCAAGCAGGCCGCCGATCTGAAATGGGGCACCAAGATCGAGTTCGACGATGTGATGGAACTGATCACCGTTGAAGACGGCATCGCCGCATTCGAACGTTACGTGGCGGACCACCTCACCTGA
- a CDS encoding 3-deoxy-D-manno-octulosonic acid kinase, translating into MVAFDANEALTPCREGRGIGAILFDRERLRQAEVGLFSPQHWGSKARPVGEGGRGSAWFIDAPFGASVLRHYLRGGLAAKISHDQYLWRGSDRTRSFAEFRLMRALREKKLPVPRPIAAYYMREGLRYRAAILMERIEGVRSLADRALVAGRGAPWEETGRLIARFHRAGLDHADLNAHNILFDGNGHGWLIDFDRGVIRIPATAWRERNLKRLLRSLIKLRGERSVEDVQKDYARLRRAYDMAWNRGT; encoded by the coding sequence ATGGTCGCATTCGACGCCAATGAAGCGCTGACGCCATGCCGCGAGGGTCGCGGCATCGGGGCCATTCTGTTCGACCGCGAGCGGCTGCGGCAAGCCGAGGTTGGTCTGTTCTCGCCCCAGCACTGGGGCAGCAAGGCCCGGCCGGTCGGCGAGGGCGGTCGCGGCAGCGCCTGGTTCATCGATGCGCCGTTCGGCGCCAGCGTGCTGCGCCACTACCTGCGCGGCGGTCTGGCAGCGAAGATCAGCCATGACCAGTACCTCTGGCGCGGGTCGGACCGGACCCGGAGCTTTGCCGAATTCCGCCTGATGCGCGCCCTGCGCGAAAAGAAGCTGCCGGTGCCCCGGCCGATCGCCGCGTACTACATGCGCGAGGGCCTGCGTTACCGCGCCGCGATCCTGATGGAGCGGATCGAGGGCGTACGCTCGCTGGCCGACCGTGCGCTGGTCGCCGGCCGGGGCGCGCCCTGGGAGGAGACCGGGCGGCTGATCGCCCGCTTCCACCGTGCCGGCCTGGACCATGCCGACCTCAACGCGCACAACATCCTGTTCGATGGCAACGGCCATGGCTGGCTGATCGACTTCGACCGCGGGGTGATCCGCATTCCGGCCACCGCCTGGCGCGAACGCAACCTCAAGCGCCTGCTGCGCTCGCTGATCAAGCTGCGCGGCGAGCGCAGCGTGGAAGACGTGCAGAAGGACTACGCGCGCCTGCGCCGCGCCTATGACATGGCCTGGAACCGGGGCACCTGA
- a CDS encoding MBL fold metallo-hydrolase — protein sequence MDWSLRFLGVGNASAVELGSPMSVIERDGRPWLTIDCGGEGLTAFKAHYGHMPQALFVTHVHLDHVAGFERLFVDTFFSTHRRGKVRLYVPATVVPLLHKRIGDYPNVLAEGGANFWDAFQLIVVGEAFWHEGVRLEVFPVRHHWPETAYGLRLQGALTWSGDTRPIPEMLARYANDNELIAHDCGLHGNPSHTGVDDLEREYSAELQSRMMLYHYASVADGAALAARGHRVAQPGQCVPLAFPTAPNVLAQDPP from the coding sequence ATGGACTGGTCGTTGCGTTTCCTCGGCGTCGGCAACGCGTCGGCGGTCGAGCTGGGGTCGCCGATGTCGGTGATCGAGCGGGACGGGCGTCCGTGGCTGACCATCGACTGTGGCGGCGAAGGCCTGACCGCGTTCAAGGCCCACTACGGGCACATGCCGCAGGCCCTGTTCGTCACCCATGTGCACCTGGATCACGTGGCCGGTTTCGAGCGGCTGTTCGTGGATACCTTCTTCAGCACGCACCGCCGCGGCAAGGTGCGCCTGTACGTGCCGGCCACGGTGGTACCGCTGCTGCACAAGCGCATCGGCGACTACCCGAACGTGCTGGCCGAGGGCGGTGCGAACTTCTGGGATGCCTTCCAGCTGATCGTGGTGGGCGAGGCGTTCTGGCATGAGGGCGTGCGCCTGGAAGTGTTTCCGGTGCGCCATCACTGGCCGGAGACCGCCTATGGCCTGCGCCTGCAGGGCGCGCTGACCTGGAGCGGCGATACCCGGCCGATTCCGGAGATGCTGGCACGCTATGCCAACGACAACGAACTGATCGCCCACGACTGCGGCCTGCACGGCAACCCGTCGCATACCGGCGTGGACGACCTGGAGCGTGAGTACAGCGCCGAGCTGCAGTCGCGGATGATGCTCTACCACTACGCCAGCGTGGCTGACGGTGCGGCGCTGGCCGCGCGCGGCCACCGCGTGGCGCAACCGGGGCAGTGCGTGCCGCTGGCTTTCCCGACCGCACCGAACGTGCTGGCACAGGATCCGCCGTGA
- a CDS encoding DUF4440 domain-containing protein has product MSGTGRPADTVLAAGLEALERALHAPRVRADRERLAALLDEDFNEIGSYGRCYGREAALAEIPLEHAQVQIESEQYAVSLLTQDLAQVRYRSRHHLDGQPQGWVLRSSLWRWHAQGWRVVFHQGTPEAG; this is encoded by the coding sequence GTGAGCGGAACCGGCAGGCCCGCCGATACGGTGCTGGCCGCCGGACTGGAGGCGCTGGAGCGCGCGCTGCATGCGCCGCGGGTGCGTGCCGACCGTGAGCGCCTTGCCGCACTGCTGGACGAGGATTTCAACGAAATCGGCAGTTATGGCCGTTGCTACGGCCGTGAAGCGGCGTTGGCGGAGATTCCGCTGGAGCACGCGCAGGTGCAGATCGAATCGGAGCAGTACGCGGTCTCGCTGCTGACGCAGGACCTGGCCCAGGTGCGTTACCGCAGCCGCCATCACCTTGATGGCCAGCCGCAGGGCTGGGTGCTGCGCAGCTCGCTGTGGCGATGGCATGCGCAGGGATGGCGGGTGGTGTTCCACCAGGGAACGCCGGAGGCGGGGTAG
- a CDS encoding DMT family transporter yields the protein MAWIYLLFAGLLEIVWAVSMKQSEGFTKLTPTVVTIIGMIASFWLLAVAMRSLPLGTAYTIWTGIGAVGAFVVGIVFLGEQVNPMRIGAAVLIVSGLVLMKLSSS from the coding sequence ATGGCCTGGATCTATCTGTTGTTCGCCGGCCTGCTGGAAATCGTCTGGGCCGTGTCCATGAAGCAGTCCGAAGGCTTCACCAAGCTCACCCCCACCGTGGTCACGATCATCGGCATGATCGCCAGCTTCTGGCTGCTGGCGGTGGCCATGCGCAGCCTGCCGCTGGGCACCGCCTATACGATCTGGACCGGCATCGGCGCCGTCGGCGCGTTCGTGGTTGGCATTGTGTTCCTCGGCGAGCAGGTCAACCCGATGCGCATCGGCGCAGCGGTATTGATCGTTTCCGGCCTGGTGCTGATGAAACTCTCCAGCAGCTGA